A window from Purpureocillium takamizusanense chromosome 3, complete sequence encodes these proteins:
- a CDS encoding uncharacterized protein (EggNog:ENOG503Q4MV) has protein sequence MAQPTAALEPNGVSTPGSDSNEHLAVPAKRKRDVSDDGIDVKGDPVDQKPDASHLWAAGSRKDLIESYYAVLKSLEVGPSILKRPLSDPQPEDEPETKRQKSAEPPTLSTISDKVASAKYAHIEDMASDVLAAVKSALSELELGSPGGPTKAAKEQTAAQIRGFKSKALELLNRERAYPKTAAAFGPGDDDAQAASDRGDAVLSVIGYAPQERRLFSSLPLSHNVDLSSFSLPPGVSLSRVMPSSPQSRVQTLGELFAPPRPLPPLQPPKQPKTQAKGNVLDFYHPELTDTSKYRTNCYYTTKLTAGYYLDYSNATPSSQTKTKQRERAQSLAGKKPTASELEFSEMEALFRGAFSSFAPCKDDSAAVVPSSVAGRMWWQKVGQRNLQRMVEVEYYGGAENSREDEPAELDETAVQEAIDEWDDSIVDPSLDDIMGTKKDDREKEVDDVLDEVSDLIETLASYQRIRNLTLPNSQNRPSSDPVTGDMLATAGPQPSEAEQATYQALKAQLALIIKTLPPYAVAKLNGDQLDDLLISTKVQVQTDQYHGVMEEDQAGVQARLRAQQQAHQQAQQQAQAQQQQQAQQQAAQVNARPPGQRTPSISTPYGQQYHQGPNQYGTPTRPPVHPQQYYRPGPAPPNFQQPRNIAPPPSAHQPRPPQPNQYSRPNGFPNQYATQLAKAQTPYGHQNMPQYANQPRPQYAQMQMQPQPPHPQHPQQGTPNARFAGYPQGYQHQQGTPGQPGYGAYTNGGAMPPRTMSPQVPPHQQRPQFSPSPTMQQQQQQQQQQQPRYGTPVQGQTPMNRYPSNSAGQHMGQPQQMQQPGLTGYHTVIPEAQQQRILDQAKARVAAQERSAMFADKVVQPGTPGMGYGSPGMMAARPNQQKPQTPLGQRGPNGTPASAFVPPQKVTPVPVPVIPGAQPQQQQQPPAQLQQQQQQAAQDS, from the exons ATGGCACAGCCGaccgccgcgctcgagccAAACGGCGTGTCCACGCCAGGCAGCGACTCCAACGAACACCTCGCGGTTCCCGCCAAGCGAAAACGCGACGTGTCTGACGATGGCATCGACGTCAAGGGCGACCCTGTCGACCAGAAGCCTGATGCATCGCACCTGTGGGCTGCTGGCAGCCGAAAGGACCTGATAGAATCGTACTATGCGGTATTGAAGAG CCTCGAGGTCGGGCCATCTATCCTCAAGCGCCCGCTATCCGACCCTCAGCCCGAAGATGAGCCCGAGACGAAGCGACAAAAGTCAGCCGAGCCCCCGACGCTGTCGACTATTTCAGATAAAGTGGCGTCCGCCAAGTACGCTCACATCGAGGACATGGCCAgcgacgtgctcgccgcGGTGAAATCGGCATTGTCGGAGCTCGAACTCGGGTCCCCCGGCGGTCCCACAAAGGCAGCAAAAGAACAGACCGCGGCCCAGATTCGTGGCTTTAAGAGCAAGgccctggagctgctcaaTCGCGAGAGGGCGTACCCGAaaacggcggcagccttcggccccggcgacgacgacgcacaaGCCGCGTCCGACAGAGGCGATGCTGTGCTGTCCGTCATCGGCTACGCCCCCCAAGAGCGGCGGCTGTTTTCGAGCCTGCCGCTCTCGCACAACGTTGATCTGTCCAGCTTCAGCCTCCCGCCTGGTGTCTCCTTATCACGCGTCATGCCGTCCAGCCCTCAGAGCAGGGTGCAAACGCTTGGCGAGTTATTTGCTCCTCCACGACCGTTGCCACCGCTGCAGCCCCCGAAGCAACCCAAGACACAAGCCAAGGGCAACGTGCTCGACTTTTACCACCCCGAGCTGACGGATACGTCCAAGTACCGGACCAACTGCTACTACACGACAAAGCTCACTGCCGGCTACTACCTAGACTACAGCAATGCCACTCCTTCGTCCCAGACCAAGACGAAACAGCGAGAGCGCGCGCAGAGCTTGGCAGGGAAGAAGCCCACTGCATCGGAGCTTGAGTTTTCGGAGATGGAGGCCCTGTTTCGTGGCGCATTCTCGAGCTTCGCGCCATGCAAAGACGACAGTGCCGCTGTAGTGCCGTCAAGTGTCGCAGGTCGCATGTGGTGGCAAAAGGTTGGGCAGCGCAACCTTCAGCGAATGGTCGAGGTTGAGTACTACGGCGGTGCGGAGAATTCGCGGGAAGATGAGCCAGCCGAGCTCGATGAAACCGCAGTGCAGGAGGCAATCGATGAGTGGGATGACTCGATCGTCGACCCATCCCTTGATGATATTATGGGCACCAAGAAGGACGACCGCGAGAAGGAGGTggacgacgtgctcgacgaaGTCAGCGACTTGATTGAGACGCTGGCGTCGTACCAGCGTATTCGCAACCTCACGCTGCCGAACTCGCAAAACCGCCCGTCCAGCGACCCCGTCACAGGCGACATGCTGGCCACGGCTGGTCCACAGCCTTccgaggcggagcaggcGACGTACCAGGCGCTCAAGGCTCAACTCGCGCTCATCATCaagacgctgccgccgtatGCAGTGGCCAAGCTGAATGGcgaccagctcgacgacctgctcaTCAGCACAAAGGTCCAGGTGCAGACGGACCAGTACCACGGGGTCATGGAAGAAGATCAAGCCGGAGTACAGGCACGCCtgcgggcgcagcagcaggcccacCAAcaggcccagcagcaagcacaggcccagcagcagcagcaggcccagcagcaggcggcacAGGTCAATGCTCGGCCGCCCGGGCAGCGGACGCCGAGCATCTCGACGCCATACGGCCAGCAGTATCACCAAGGACCGAACCAATAcgggacgccgacgcggccgccggtgcATCCGCAGCAGTACTATCGCcccgggccggcgccgcctaacttccagcagccgcgcaacatcgcgccgccgccgtctgcacACcagcctcgaccgccgcagCCAAACCAGTATAGCCGGCCGAACGGGTTCCCGAACCAGTACGCCACGCAGCTCGCGAAAGCCCAGACGCCGTACGGCCACCAGAACATGCCGCAGTATGCGAACCAACCGCGACCGCAGTACGcgcagatgcagatgcagccGCAACCCCCACATCCGCAGCACCCACAGCAAGGCACGCCGAACGCGCGGTTCGCAGGGTATCCCCAAGGCtaccagcaccagcaaggAACGCCGGGGCAGCCCGGCTACGGAGCGTACACAAACGGAGGGGCAATGCCGCCACGAACCATGTCGCCACAGGTGCCAccgcaccagcagcgtccGCAGTTCAGCCCATCGCCGActatgcagcagcagcagcagcagcagcagcagcaacagccacGGTACGGGACACCCGTTCAGGGGCAGACACCCATGAACCGGTACCCAAGCAACAGCGCAGGACAGCACATGgggcagccgcagcagatgcagcagccCGGGTTGACGGGCTACCACACGGTGATCCCagaggcgcagcagcagcggatTCTGGACCAGGCAAAGGCACGGGTGGCGGCACAGGAGCGGTCTGCAATGTTCGCGGACAAGGTGGTGCAGCCGGGCACGCCGGGAATGGGATACGGCAGCCCggggatgatggcggcgcggcctaACCAGCAGAAGCCGCAGACACCGCTTGGGCAACGCGGACCTAACGGGACACCAGCTTCGGCGTTTGTGCCGCCGCAAAAGGTGACACCGGTTCCGGTGCCCGTGATTCCCGGCGCACAGCctcaacaacagcagcagccgccggcgcaactgcagcagcagcagcagcaggcggcacAGGATTCGTGA
- a CDS encoding uncharacterized protein (EggNog:ENOG503P3Z3~COG:B) → MPPKKAEGTAAAKPKSGSTHASYQDMITDAIVSLKDRNGSSRQSLKKYVKANNQLNVSDNMFDSLFNKALKNGVEKGVFAQPKGPSGGTKLAKKKAEPKKPAAKKEGAAKKPAAKKAAPKKAAAAKGEKKTTTAKKPAAPKKAATAKKPASAAKPEKPETVLTKTKSGRVAKAQKPASATKKAAPKKAATTKKAATAKA, encoded by the exons ATGCCTcccaagaaggccgagggcaccgctgccgccaagccCAAGTCGGGCTCGACGCACGCCAGCTACCAG GACATGATCACCGATGCCATCGTCAGC CTCAAGGATCGCAATGGTTCCAG CCGCCAGTCGCTCAAGAAGTATGTCAAGGCCAACAACCAGCTGAACGTCTCGGACAACATGTTCGATTCGCTCTTCAACAAGGCCCTCAAGAACGGTGTCGAGAAGGGTGTCTTTGCTCAGCCCAAGGGCCCCTCCGGTGGCACCAAGctggcgaagaagaaggccgagcccaagaagcccgccgcTAAGAAGGAGGGTGCCGccaagaagcccgccgcGAAGAAAGCTGCCCCCAAGaaggctgccgctgccaagggcgagaagaagacCACCACGGCCAAGAAGCCTGCTGCCCCCAAGAAGGCTGCTACTGCGAAGAAgcctgcctctgccgccaAG CCCGAGAAGCCCGAGACCGTCCTGACCAAGACGAAATCTGGGCGCGTCGCCAAGGCTCAGAAGCCTGCGTCAGCCACCAAGAAGGCCGCACCCAAGAAGGCAGCAACGACTAAGAAGGCtgccacggccaaggcgtAG
- a CDS encoding uncharacterized protein (COG:S~EggNog:ENOG503NVHH) gives MGPPTLRIRRTAQNTQFTYNLSRRISDVKTYPVQSPQGATIIIYGHENGVTLVWRGGRRFKPAKKDVPVEKPNGKSDDAVMIIDSDDDEPAAKTHAAPKFEDKPDFEDDAEETPYPEIIQTLDLTLGTAVLSVAVMPMAPCTSGEAAAGDAPVLAEKIVFAVSCITGDVYVISLPLTPPSPESKARPDLRTDLLSGRAGSGAWGESLVLLGGQTRHSDGLAMTLLRPKSPERRGPGRAVVAACSRQASGTLHLWEVPLEEKNKPERAVEPFQTEFLSEPLSTISFNPTHNTQLLAVSPHQAARIYDFSVSSLPPDSDATGPFPSQGSWLLSLYQPFARPSAARKPILDAAWVSHGRAVFALLADGMWGIWDVDGVSPSSPSAAMATRLKAGVRGAALTAFSVSGYIEGTGALRSVAAQTKENQTGEFAPMTPHTRRQATASLSAATSLDRLSTVRGGVSTAALPSTGRTAQDESLVLWIGGYEHVCVVPGVSRFWESQLRRGSGGGVNLFSGAQPTRMVRLLDLSTGLLGERCCGVSLVADPSRSVDHVDSDGGLPVNVLLRGETRVVIVGQGDDGPGKRVGGVVDAQRKRLFSKGEKSDAIIVHGRDGRKPSFSYNLSISKPGTLRRKALSGYGDSEAPQEAGDSPSAAPRRRVGFDFMNTLDDAADASADLSRDVEAEMLDIMEIDQALESMEGSRGSGRKRVFFEED, from the exons ATGGGCCCTCCGACGCTGCGGATACGCCGCACGGCGCAAAATACACAGTTCAC GTATAACCTCTCGAGGCGAATCAGCGATGTCAAAACGTATCCCGTGCAGTCTCCTCAAGGCGCTACCATAATCATATACGGCCACGAAAACGGCGTAACGCTGGTATGGCGAGGTGGCCGGCGCTTCAAGCCAGCCAAGAAGGACGTACCGGTTGAAAAGCCCAACGGCAAGTcggacgacgccgtcatgaTCATTGActcggacgatgacgagcccgCTGCCAAGACACACGCGGCCCCCAAGTTTGAAGACAAACCCGATTTCGAAgatgacgccgaggagacgCCGTACCCAGAGATCATACAGACGCTCGACCTGACCCTAGGAACAGCGGTACTAAGCGTAGCCGTTATGCCGATGGCACCATGCACATCTGgggaggccgccgcgggagaTGCGCCCGTGCTCGCTGAAAAGATTGTGTTTGCGGTGTCGTGCATCACAGGCGATGTCTACGTGATTTCACTGCCGCTcacaccgccgtcgccggagAGCAAAGCGCGGCCAGACCTGCGGACGGATCTTCTTTCCGGAAGGGCTGGATCCGGTGCATGGGGCGAGTCGCTCGTGCTTCTAGGCGGGCAGACGAGACACAGTGATGGGTTGGCCATGACCCTTCTCCGACCCAAATCTCCAGAGCGACGCGGACCCGGGAgggctgtcgtcgctgcgTGCTCTCGCCAAGCCTCAGGAACCCTGCACCTGTGGGAAGTCCCTTTGGAAGAGAAAAACAAACCAGAACGAGCAGTTGAGCCTTTCCAGACAGAGTTTTTGTCGGAACCCCTCTCAACCATTTCCTTTAACCCTACACACAACACTCAACTCCTCGCTGTCTCCCCACACCAAGCGGCCCGCATCTACGACTTTTCTGTCTCGTCACTGCCCCCGGACTCGGACGCCACAGGGCCGTTTCCATCTCAAGGTTCTTGGCTCCTGTCTCTATACCAGCCATTCGCAAGACCTTCGGCCGCAAGGAAGCCCATCCTTGATGCAGCTTGGGTCTCTCACGGCCGCGCAGTCTTTGCTCTGTTAGCAGACGGCATGTGGGGCATCTGggatgtcgacggcgtcagTCCCTCGTCTCCTTCAGCTGCCATGGCCACGAGGCTCAAAGCCGGAGTTCGTggcgcggcgctgacggcgtTTAGCGTATCGGGCTATATCGAGGGGACGGGCGCTCTGCGCAGTGTTGCTGCGCAGACAAAGGAGAACCAGACGGGTGAATTCGCCCCTATGACCCCGCATACGCGCCGGCAAGCCACTGCCTCTCTCAGTGCTGCGACATCGCTCGACCGACTCTCGACCGTCCGTGGTGGCGTTAGCACTGCTGCTCTCCCTTCGACGGGACGCACGGCACAGGACGAGAGCTTGGTGCTGTGGATTGGCGGCTACGAGCACGTCTGTGTTGTCCCTGGCGTCTCTCGCTTCTGGGAGTCTCAGTTGCGCAGGGGttcgggaggcggcgtcaaTTTGTTCAGCGGCGCGCAGCCCACGCGAATGGTCAGGCTCCTGGATTTGTCGACTGGGCTCCTGGGCGAGCGATGTTGTGGCGTAAGCCTTGTTGCGGATCCGTCCCGGAGCGTTGATCACGTCGAtagcgacggcgggctgccGGTGAATGTGCTCCTTCGTGGCGAGACGAGGGTCGTGATTGTTGGGCAAGGAGACGATGGCCCGGGCAAGAgggttggcggcgtcgtcgatgcgcaGCGGAAGCGCCTATTCTCCAAGGGCGAAAAATCGGACGCCATTATCGTCCACGGCCGGGATGGCAGGAAGCCAAGCTTCTCTTACAACCTCAGCATATCGAAACCTGGCACGTTGAGGCGGAAGGCACTGAGCGGCTACGGTGACTCGGAAGCGCCTCAGGAAGCGGGCGACTCGccgtctgcggcgccgcggcgtcgcgtcgGCTTTGACTTTATGAACACGCTTGACGACGCTGCGGATGCTAGCGCAGATCTCAGCCGCGATGTTGAAGCAGAGATGTTGGACATCATGGAGATCGATCAGGCTTTGGAGAGCATGGAGGGCAGTCGAGGGAGTGGAAGGAAGCGCGTCTTTTTCGAAGAGGACTAA
- a CDS encoding uncharacterized protein (EggNog:ENOG503NZ5G~SECRETED:SignalP(1-19~SECRETED:cutsite=AWA-AS~SECRETED:prob=0.9089)~TransMembrane:1 (n3-14c19/20o200-224i)~COG:S) — MKTLSVAFVALLAASNAWAASDTPTRVLRDEGGTKVARQAKAKQSPSEFPLQGSPKSQGCYSSFGNMTLHKPVDNMSSGSCNQACKEDEYWVSGLKGSSCYCGFALPPKADLVDDKKCNYPCPYYDLEACGGLGTGFYSTFNLGINIEATNLQSSSSSGSTPTSSSTAGDKSPSAPVVTETEAASQTPESDSGKSKPNTAGIAAGVVVGVVGVAAIIGGIFFFVRRRRNAEIEEDHRRNAAVNAFINGSKPPGSSGSISMTDARLDPVMAHRRMSDGSIADNEDYSRRILRVTNA; from the exons ATGAAGACACTATCGGTTGCCTTCGTGGCATTGCTGGCTGCCTCCAACGCCTGGGCTGCCTCGGACACGCCCACAAGAGTCCTTCGCGATGAGGGCGGCACCAAGGTCGCCCggcaggccaaggccaagcagaGCCCTTCCGAATTCCCCCTGCAAGGTTCCCCTAAGTCACAGGGCTGCTACTCGTCATTCGGCAACATGACTCTTCACAAGCCTGTCGACAATATGTCGTCAGGTAGTTGCAATCAGGCTTGCAAGGAAGACGAATATTGGGTGTCTGGTCTGAAGGGCTCCAGCTGTTACTGCGGCTTTGCCCTCCCGCCCAAGGCAGACCTCGTTGACGACAAAAAGTGCAATTATCCTTGCCCATATTACGATTTGGAGGCCTGCGGTGGACTGGGCACAGGCTTCTACTCGACCTTCAATCTTGGCATCAACATCGAGGCCACCAACCTGCagtcctcatcgtcctccggCTCGACGCCAACTAGCTCTTCGACTGCTGGTGACAAGTCGCCCTCAGCCCCCGTGGTGACCGAGACGGAAGCTGCATCGCAGACGCCCGAGTCTGACAGCGGCAAGAGCAAACCCAACACGGCTGGCATCGCCGCTGGCGTTGTTGTGGGTGTTGTGGGCGTTGCCGCTATTATTGGtggcatcttcttcttcgttcGCCGGAGACGTAACGCAGAGATTGAGGAGGACCACCGCCGCAATGCTGCTGTGAACGCATTCATCAACGGCTCCAAGCCGCCCGGCAGCAGTGGCAGTATCTCCATGACCGATGCTCGCCTCGACCCGGTGATGGCTCATCGGAGAAtgagcgacggcagcatcgcAGACAACGAGGACTATTCCCGCAGGATCCTTCGG GTAACCAACGCATGA
- the APR1 gene encoding Saccharopepsin (SECRETED:SignalP(1-17~SECRETED:cutsite=AQA-GV~SECRETED:prob=0.7088)~MEROPS:MER0000941~COG:O~EggNog:ENOG503NW5J), whose product MKSALIAAAALAGSAQAGVHKMKLQKVSLEEQLAGASIETQVQHLGQKYLGRRPESRADVMFNSKAPQAAGGHLVPVTNFMNAQYFSEISIGNPPQSFKVVLDTGSSNLWVPSQSCNSIACFLHSTYDSSTSSTYKKNGSSFEIQYGSGSLSGFVSNDDVSIGDLKIKSQDFAEATNEPGLAFAFGRFDGILGLGYDTISVNHIVPPFYKMINQGLLDEPVFAFYLGDSDEGSEAVFGGVDDSHYTGKIEYIPLRRKAYWEVDLDSIAYGDEVAELEDTGVILDTGTSLNVIPSSLAELLNAEMGAKKGFNGQYTIDCSKKSSLPDITFSLSGSNYSLPASDYILEVSGSCISTFQGMDIPAPAGPLAILGDAFLRRYYSVYDLGKNAVGLARAK is encoded by the exons ATGAAGAGCGCCCTtatcgcggccgccgcccttgccggctCGGCCCAGGCCGGAGTCCACAAGATGAAGCTTCAGAAGGTCTCTCTTGAGGAGCAGCTG GCCGGCGCCTCGATCGAGACTCAGGTCCAGCACCTGGGACAGAAGtacctcggccgccgccctgagTCTCGCGCCGATGTCATGTTTAACTCGAAGGCTCCTCaggccgctggcggccatcTGGTCCCCGTCACCAACTTCATGAACGCTCAGT ACTTCTCTGAGATCAGTATTGGCAATCCGCCCCAGTCGTTCAAGGTCGTCCTTGACACGGGCAGCTCCAACCTTTGGGTTCCTTCGCAGTCGTGCAACAGCATTGCCTGCTTCCTGCACTCGACGTACGActcttcgacctcgtcgacgtacAAGAAGAACGGCTCGTCGTTCGAGATCCAGTACGGCTCAGGCAGCCTCTCGGGCTTCGTTTCCAACGACGATGTATCCATTGGCGACCTTAAGATCAAGTCTCAGGACTTCGCCGAGGCGACCAATGAACCTGGTCTGGCGTTTGCCTTTGGCCGCTTCGATGGCATCCTCGGGCTTGGCTACGACACCATCTCGGTCAACCATATCGTGCCGCCTTTCTACAAAATGATCAACCAGGGGCTCCTGGACGAGCCGGTCTTCGCCTTTTACCTCGGCGACAgtgacgagggcagcgaggccgtcTTTGGTGGTGTCGACGACAGCCACTACACAGGCAAGATCGAATACATCCCCCTGCGACGCAAGGCGTACTGGGAGGTTGACCTGGACTCCATCGCctacggcgacgaggtggccgagctcgaggacacTGGAGTCATTCTGGACACGGGTACCTCGCTCAACGTCATCCCCAGCTCACTGGCTGAGCTCCTCAATGCTGAGATGGGTGCCAAGAAGGGCTTCAACGGCCAGTACACCATCGACTGCTCCAAGAAGAGCTCGCTGCCTGACATCACATTCTCGCTCTCCGGGTCCAACTACAGCCTGCCTGCGTCCGACTACATCCTCGAGGTGTCTGGCAGCTGCATCTCGACCTTCCAAGGCATGGACATtcctgcgcccgccggcccgctcgccatcctcggcgatgcCTTTCTCCGCAGGTACTACTCTGTCTACGACCTCGGTAAGAACGCCGTCGGTCTAGCTCGCGCCAAGTAA
- the SFB3 gene encoding COPII coat Sec23p-Sfb3p heterodimer component (EggNog:ENOG503NUA4~COG:U) translates to MADYTQYHALGQGMGNDPNDSNRNNPYAAPGQAPYQQQQQQQPPPPPPAGYAGQPYAGQPQSPPVGGYGAPQGQGFQPGVPQPGDDALAAQMGGMNFGDGYSTLRKKKKDRHAYHTVEPTGSSQAFNGMPPPGSAPNQFIPTAAGPGFGGQFGSPQGTPQTASPNQFPVQAGAQFSSPPGPGGFDAGNGSADAAATIAPTGQSKISPDDMPSVPLSRDAVQEHFLKNVYPTFERHVPPPATVSFVAFDQGNASPKYARLTMNNIPATADGLQATGLPLGLMLQPLAPLQVGEAEIPVLDFGDAGPPRCRRCRAYINPFMMFRSGGNKFVCNLCTHPNDTSPEYFCATSPQGVRLDRDQRPELHRGTVEFVVPKEYWTREPVGLRWLFVIDATQESYNKGFMETFCDGILAALYGGEDQEKDDNGEPKRRIPEGAKVGFITYDKDIHFYNLNPLLDQAQMLIMPDLEDPFLPLGEGLFVDPYECKALISSLLTRLPDMFSAVKNPEPALLATLNSAFAALEKTGGKIVCSCSALPTWGPGRLFMRDDGNHPGGEMDKKLYTTEHPGWKKVAEKMAAAGVGADFFLAAPSGGYLDIATIGHVAATTGGETFYYPNFIAPRDGPKLSAEISHTVTRETGFQALMKVRCSNGLQVAAYHGNFVQHTFGADLEIGAIDADKALGVSFSYDGKLDSKLDAHFQSALLYTTASGQRRVRCSNVIASVSETAKEAGVREQSIRGCMKFVDQDAVVGILAKEASTKLATTSSNLKDVRNWLTERAIDIMACYRKHSAQQHPPGQLVMPERLKEFCMYVLGLIKSRAFKGGVENSDRRVHEMRMVRSMGALELSLYLYPRIIPIHNLQPEDGFADAETGHLKMPPAIRASFSRVEPGGVYLVDNGQQCLLWFHEQTSPNLVSDLFGEGKDSLKSLDAYTSSLPVLETHLNCQVRNIVEFLKTMRGSKGLTIQLARRGIDGAEYEFARMLVEDRNNEAQSYVDWLVHVHKGVQLELSGQRKKETEGDAASQALANFTGLRPAYW, encoded by the exons atggccgactaCACGCAGTACCATGCCCTTGGCCAGGGCATGGGAAACGATCCCAACGACTCGAACCGAAATAATCCCTACGCCGCACCCGGTCAGGCACcctaccagcagcagcagcagcagcagccgccgccgccgccgccggctggctaCGCCGGGCAGCCGTACGCCGGGCAGCCGCAATCACCTCCCGTGGGCGGTTATGGTGCACCCCAAGGCCAGGGCTTCCAGCCTGGTGTGCCGCAGCCGGGGGATGACGCGTTGGCTGCGCAGATGGGCGGCATGAACTTCGGCGATGGCTACAGCACACtccgcaagaagaagaaggaccgCCACGCCTACCACACAGTCGAGCCCACTGGCTCATCCCAGGCCTTCAATGGCATGCCTCCCCCAGGCTCGGCACCGAACCAGTTCATCCCTACCGCCGCCGGTCCCGGCTTCGGGGGCCAGTTCGGTTCGCCGCAAGGGACGCCGCAGACCGCGAGCCCGAATCAATTCCCTGTGCAGGCGGGCGCCCAATTCAGCAGTCCACCGGGCCCCGGGGGCTTCGATGCGGGTAATGGCTCGGCCGATGCTGCGGCGACGATTGCGCCCACCGGCCAGTCCAAGATCTCGCCCGATGATATGCCCAGCGTGCCTCTGTCGCGAGACGCCGTCCAGGAACACTTCCTCAAAAACGTATATCCCACCTTCGAACGCCATGTACCTCCCCCGGCGACAGTCTCCTTTGTTGCATTCGATCAGGGCAACGCCTCCCCGAAATACGCCCGCCTCACCATGAACAACATTCctgccacggccgacggcctGCAAGCGACAGGCTTACCCCTGGGCCTGATGCTGCAGCCACTCGCTCCGCTGCaggtgggcgaggccgaaATTCCTGTGCTCGATTTCGGAGatgccggcccgccgcgatgccgccggtgTCGGGCGTACATAAACCCCTTCATGATGTTCCGCTCTGGTGGTAACAAGTTTGTGTGCAACTTGTGCACGCACCCCAACGACACGTCGCCAGAGTATTTTTGCGCCACGAGCCCGCAGGGCGTGCGCTTGGACCGCGACCAGCGGCCAGAGCTGCACCGCGGAACGGTGGAGTTCGTCGTGCCCAAGGAGTACTGGACGCGGGAGCCTGTCGGCCTGCGGTGGCTGTTTGTGATTGACGCGACGCAAGAGTCGTATAATAAGGGCTTCATGGAGACCTTCTGCGACGGTATACTCGCAGCACtgtacggcggcgaggaccaAGAAaaggacgacaacggcgagcCCAAGCGCAGGATACCCGAGGGAGCCAAGGTTGGCTTCATCACATACGACAAGGACATTCACTTTTACAATCTCAAC CCTCTTCTGGATCAAGCGCAAATGCTCATCATgcccgacctcgaggacccCTTTTTGcccctcggcgagggcctcttCGTCGACCCGTATGAGTGCAAGGCCCTCATCAGCTCGCTGCTTACGCGCCTGCCCGACATGTTCTCCGCTGTCAAGAACCCGGAGCCGGCACTGCTGGCGACCCTCAACTCGGCAttcgcggcgctcgagaagacgggcggcaAGATCGTGTGCTCTTGCTCTGCGCTGCCGACCTGGGGCCCGGGCCGCCTCTTcatgcgcgacgacggcaatcACCCTGGCGGTGAGATGGACAAGAAGCTATATACGACAGAACATCCGGGCTGGAAGAAGGTTGCCGAGAAGATGGCCGCGGCTGGCGTCGGGGCCgacttcttcctcgccgcgccctcgggaGGCTATCTGGATATTGCGACGATTG GGCATGTCGCTGCGACGACTGGAGGCGAGACGTTCTACTACCCCAATTTCATCGCGCCGCGTGACGGCCCTAAGCTGTCTGCGGAGATCTCGCACACAGTGACACGCGAGACGGGCTTCCAAGCGCTGATGAAGGTGCGCTGCTCCAACGGCCTGCAGGTGGCAGCGTACCACGGCAACTTCGTGCAGCACACGTTTGGGGCGGACCTCGAGATTGGCGCCATTGACGCGGACAAGGCGTTGGGCGTGTCATTCAGCTACGACGGAAAGCTCGACTCGAAGCTGGATGCACACTTCCAGTCAGCACTTCTCTacacgacggcgtcgggccAGCGACGCGTCCGGTGCTCCAACGTGATTGCCAGCGTTAGtgagacggccaaggaggcgggcgtgcgggAGCAGAGCATACGTGGCTGCATGAAGTTTGTGGATCAGGACGCCGTGGTGGGCATCttggccaaggaggccagCACGAAGCTTGCTACGACGTCGAGCAACCTCAAGGACGTGCGCAACTGGTTGACGGAGCGGGCCATTGACATCATGGCATGCTACCGCAAACACtctgcgcagcagcaccctcCCGGCCAGCTGGTGATGCCGGAGCGGCTCAAGGAGTTTTGCATGTACGTGTTGGGTCTCATCAAGAGCCGGGCGTTCAAAGGCGGCGTCGAGAACTCGGACAGGCGCGTGCACGAGATGCGCATGGTGCGGTCCATgggcgcgctggagctgAGCCTCTACCTGTACCCGCGAATCATCCCGATCCACAACCTGCAGCCCGAGGACGGGTTTGCGGACGCCGAGACGGGCCACCTGAAGATGCCACCGGCTATTCGGGCGTCGTTCAGCCGCGTGGAGCCGGGCGGCGTTTACCTGGTGGACAACGGGCAGCAGTGTCTGCTGTGGTTCCACGAGCAGACTTCGCCGAACCTCGTTTCGGATCTGTttggcgagggcaaggactCGCTTAAGAGCCTCGATGCGTacacgtcgtcgttgcccgTGCTGGAGACGCACCTCAACTGCCAGGTGCGCAACATCGTCGAGTTCCTCAAGACGATGCGGGGGTCCAAGGGCCTGACGATCCAGCTGGCGCGGAggggcatcgacggcgccgagtaCGAGTTTGCGCGGATGCTGGTCGAAGACCGCAACAACGAGGCGCAGAGCTACGTAGACTGGCTGGTGCACGTGCATAAGGGGGTGCAGCTCGAG CTGAGCGGACAGCGgaagaaggagacggagggcgacgcggcgtCGCAGGCGCTAGCCAACTTTACGGGGCTGCGGCCGGCGTACTGGTGA